A single genomic interval of Oryza sativa Japonica Group chromosome 7, ASM3414082v1 harbors:
- the LOC107277622 gene encoding ankyrin repeat-containing protein NPR4-like: protein MISFLIHLAAAGDDGNTEAEKAEKEVAYLRMHNNRGETALHHAVRAAAAAADNEDDKQLALDCIDQLMAADPQLAAIQHPNEKAASPLYLAISLGEIGIAKHLFDKTEGELSYSGPDGRNVWHAAVSFPQALDMVLEWFNDKQLMAADMRQQEGGDHRHVAADDELLARLSSQRDNDNGSTPLHLAASINGLPSALYIPICSPRVLAPLRRPKPVELLLKANEFAAYQPDNQGMYPIHAAASAGSLETVKILLEKHPDCATLRDARGRTFLHAAVEKKRFGVVKYVCHWKRKERFALILNAQDNNGDTALSMLEILESSDALFGVIRNAWTYRIK from the exons ATGATCTCCTTCCTCATCCAcctcgcggccgccggcgacgacggaaatACGGAGGCGGAGAAGGCGGAGAAGGAGGTGGCGTACCTGAGAATGCACAACAACCGTGGGGAGACCGCGTTGCACCATGCGgtccgtgcagctgctgctgctgccgacaACGAGGACGATAAGCAGCTGGCCCTGGACTGCATCGACCAGCTGATGGCCGCCGATCCACAGCTGGCCGCCATCCAACACCCGAATGAGAAGGCTGCTTCCCCATTGTACCTGGCCATCTCACTGGGTGAAATTGGCATTGCAAAGCATCTGTTCGACAAAACTGAAGGCGAGCTGTCCTACTCCGGACCAGATGGACGGAACGTCTGGCATGCAGCTGTTTCTTTTCCTCAAG CGCTAGATATGGTTTTGGAATGGTTCAACGATAAGCAATTGATGGCGGCCGACATGCGGCAACAAGAAGGTGGGGATCACCGGCATGTGGCAGCTGATGATGAACTCCTCGCGCGGCTCAGTAGCCAGAGGGACAATGACAACGGGAGCACACCTCTTCACTTGGCCGCATCAATTAACGGGTTACCGTCGGCACTATATATTCCCATATGTTCTCCGCGAGTTTTGGCGCCGTTGCGGCGGCCAAAGCCGGTGGAGCTGCTGCTGAAAGCCAACGAATTCGCGGCGTACCAGCCGGACAACCAAGGGATGTACCCAATacacgccgccgcgtcggctgGCAGCCTGGAGACCGTGAAGATCCTGCTTGAGAAACACCCAGACTGCGCCACTCTGCGAGATGCGAGAGGAAGAACTTTCCTCCACGCTGCTGTTGAGAAGAAGAGGTTTGGAGTGGTTAAGTATGTATGCCACTGGAAGAGGAAGGAAAGGTTTGCATTGATCCTGAATGCACAGGACAATAACGGGGACACCGCGCTATCCATGCTGGAGATCTTGGAGTCTTCCGACGCCTTATTTGGTGTCATAAGGAACGCTTGGACGTACCGAATTAAATAA
- the LOC9271617 gene encoding LOW QUALITY PROTEIN: cytochrome P450 87A3-like (The sequence of the model RefSeq protein was modified relative to this genomic sequence to represent the inferred CDS: inserted 1 base in 1 codon), with protein MAPQSLSDGVPLEHGEGYFARPHSYAALCVVTLIIGWLTHWVYKWMNPPCNGKLPPGSMGFPVVGETFQFFRASPSVDMPSYYKQRLERYGPLFKTSLVGQPLVVSLDPEVNRFIFQQEGKLFRSWYPETANNIFGKKSLTTYNGTVHKFIRSFASKLFGXENLKESLLPELENSMRESFASWASKPRIEVQDGVSDMIFDLVAKKLIGLNVTQSRELRKNFQEFFQGMVSFPIYFPGTSFYRCMQGRKNVRNTLTDVMKERLSAPEKKYGDLVDLIVEELQSEKPVIDENFAIDALAALLFTSFATLSSTLTVALKFLNDNPKIVEELKEEHDVILKKREVMNSGFTWEEYKSLKFTTQVTNEITRISNVAPGVFRKTLTDVQVNGYTIPSGWLVMISPMAVHLNPELFEDPLKFDPWRWTEEKRSSLLRNYMPFGGGIRLCLGADFSKLFIALFLHILVTEYRWKEIEGGEVLRISEIMFPQGYHIQLIPRT; from the exons ATGGCCCCGCAATCTCTCTCTGATGGTGTTCCT CTAGAGCATGGAGAAGGATATTTTGCTAGGCCACATTCATACGCGGCTCTCTGCGTTGTCACACTAATCATAGGATGGTTAACTCACTGGGTATACAAATGGATGAATCCCCCATGCAATGGAAAGCTTCCTCCTGGCTCCATGGGCTTCCCTGTTGTTGGTGAGACATTCCAATTCTTCAGAGCAAGTCCATCTGTAGACATGCCCAGCTACTACAAGCAGAGACTGGAGAG GTATGGACCTCTCTTCAAGACTAGCCTGGTAGGTCAGCCTCTGGTCGTTTCTCTAGATCCAGAGGTGAACCGGTTCATATTTCAACAAGAGGGTAAGTTGTTCCGGAGCTGGTATCCAGAAACTGCAAATAACATCTTTGGCAAAAAGAGCCTCACCACGTACAATGGAACCGTTCACAAGTTCATCCGGAGCTTTGCGTCCAAGCTCTTTG CTGAAAACCTGAAAGAATCGCTCCTTCCCGAGCTGGAAAACTCCATGAGGGAGAGCTTCGCATCATGGGCTAGTAAACCAAGGATCGAGGTGCAAGACGGCGTATCAGAC ATGATCTTCGACCTAGTAGCGAAGAAGTTGATCGGCCTCAATGTGACCCAGTCAAGAGAATTGAGAAAGAACTTTCAGGAGTTCTTCCAGGGGATGGTGTCTTTCCCAATATATTTCCCAGGGACATCGTTCTACCGATGCATgcag GGTAGAAAAAATGTGCGGAACACACTGACTGATGTAATGAAAGAGAGGCTAAGTGCACCTGAAAAGAAGTACGGTGATCTTGTTGACCTCATTGTTGAAGAGCTACAAAGCGAAAAGCCAGtgattgatgaaaattttgctATAGACGCACTTGCTGCGCTTTTGTTTACGAGCTTTGCAACACTATCATCGACGTTGACTGTAGCCTTAAAGTTCCTCAACGACAATCCTAAAATTGTTGAAGAGCTCAAG GAGGAGCACGATGTGATACTGAAGAAACGAGAGGTCATGAATTCTGGGTTTACATGGGAGGAGTACAAGTCCTTAAAATTCACTACTCAG GTTACGAATGAAATTACTCGAATTAGTAATGTTGCACCTGGAGTTTTCAGAAAAACACTGACAGACGTGCAAGTGAATG GATATACAATTCCGTCCGGGTGGTTAGTCATGATTAGCCCCATGGCAGTTCACCTAAACCCAGAATTGTTTGAGGATCCACTCAAATTCGATCCATGGAGGTGGACG gaggagaagagaagctcACTGCTGAGGAATTACATGCCATTTGGAGGAGGCATCAGGTTGTGTCTCGGCGCAGACTTCAGCAAGCTTTTTATCGCACTTTTCCTCCACATCTTGGTGACCGAGTACAG ATGGAAGGAGATTGAAGGAGGGGAAGTATTGCGCATCTCAGAGATTATGTTTCCACAAGGCTATCACATCCAACTAATTCCTCGTACTTAA